In Halobacillus amylolyticus, the following proteins share a genomic window:
- a CDS encoding response regulator transcription factor, whose protein sequence is MIKVLLVDDHAVVRMGLKMLLNSQDNMEVVGEASEGNEGIEKAQATSPDVILMDLSMPYGKDGLSATSELKKLLPDTAILVLTMHDDEEYLFRAIQTGASGCVLKSAPHNELINAIESVNTGNAYLHPSATKKLMEEYLGNLKHNGSDLFELLSEREKEILTLVAKGYANKEIAGKLIISVKTVETHKSNLMEKLQMKTRPELVSYALKKGLLGYSI, encoded by the coding sequence TTGATAAAAGTTCTGCTAGTGGATGATCACGCCGTTGTCAGGATGGGGTTAAAAATGCTATTAAACTCTCAAGACAATATGGAAGTTGTCGGAGAAGCTTCTGAAGGTAATGAGGGCATCGAAAAGGCTCAAGCAACGAGTCCAGACGTTATCTTAATGGATTTGAGCATGCCTTATGGCAAGGATGGGCTGTCTGCCACATCTGAATTGAAAAAGCTTTTGCCCGACACAGCGATTCTAGTTCTTACGATGCATGATGATGAAGAATATTTATTCCGTGCGATCCAAACGGGCGCTTCCGGATGCGTATTAAAAAGCGCTCCCCATAACGAGCTGATCAATGCCATTGAATCCGTCAACACTGGTAATGCCTACTTGCACCCCTCGGCAACAAAAAAACTGATGGAAGAATACTTAGGAAATTTAAAACACAACGGCTCAGACTTGTTTGAACTCCTGTCTGAAAGAGAAAAAGAAATTTTAACCCTTGTTGCTAAAGGATACGCCAATAAAGAAATCGCTGGGAAACTCATTATTAGCGTGAAAACTGTTGAAACCCACAAGAGCAACCTAATGGAGAAACTGCAAATGAAAACTCGACCTGAACTCGTCTCCTATGCCCTCAAGAAAGGCTTGCTCGGCTATAGCATTTAA
- a CDS encoding Rieske 2Fe-2S domain-containing protein, protein MKDHNDQRPFSEDNYTHNINRNQERMLDRRGFMKTLVGAAGVFAVASLPWGAVAAKELMGLSDKEYPHQKIVNVKDILVGDSVKFAYPSEHDSALLIRLSETNYVAYQNACTHLRCPVFWEKEEKEMICPCHHGKFDAATGAPTAGPPKRPLPEVKLSVRGGSVYAVGVKRYEA, encoded by the coding sequence ATGAAAGACCACAATGACCAAAGACCATTTAGTGAAGACAATTATACACATAATATCAATCGGAATCAGGAGCGGATGCTTGATCGCAGAGGCTTTATGAAAACACTCGTCGGTGCAGCTGGCGTGTTCGCTGTCGCCTCCCTGCCATGGGGAGCCGTTGCAGCCAAGGAGTTAATGGGGCTAAGTGATAAAGAATACCCCCACCAGAAGATTGTTAACGTGAAGGATATCCTTGTGGGAGATTCGGTGAAATTTGCTTACCCAAGTGAACATGATAGTGCACTGTTAATAAGATTAAGTGAAACAAACTATGTAGCCTATCAAAACGCCTGTACTCATTTACGATGCCCTGTTTTCTGGGAGAAGGAAGAAAAGGAAATGATCTGTCCATGCCATCACGGTAAATTTGATGCGGCTACAGGTGCACCCACAGCCGGACCGCCAAAACGTCCGCTACCTGAAGTTAAGCTATCTGTCAGGGGCGGCTCGGTTTACGCTGTCGGGGTGAAACGCTATGAGGCATAG
- a CDS encoding 4Fe-4S dicluster domain-containing protein, translated as MKKRLYIELENCIGCRSCLAACTQCGGHEQRNRNYVYDVNPLVDRQTMPLMCLHCENPACARSCPAQAIQIHETGAVLSALVEKCIGCQNCTIACPYGIPKFDTEQNLMYKCDLCIDRTKDGIPPMCASVCPSNTLQWLTEEEIERKEKQFALDNEKWVTSLPFLEGRTEVKVNLPGILQGTEKLF; from the coding sequence ATGAAGAAAAGACTATATATAGAGCTAGAAAATTGCATCGGATGCCGTTCCTGCCTTGCCGCCTGTACACAGTGCGGTGGGCATGAACAGCGCAATCGAAATTATGTGTATGATGTAAATCCACTAGTAGATCGCCAAACGATGCCACTGATGTGTTTACACTGTGAGAATCCAGCTTGTGCGCGCAGTTGTCCGGCTCAAGCCATTCAAATTCACGAAACAGGAGCTGTCTTATCTGCCCTCGTTGAGAAATGTATCGGCTGTCAAAATTGCACGATTGCCTGTCCCTATGGCATCCCTAAATTTGATACCGAACAAAATCTCATGTACAAATGCGATCTCTGCATTGACCGCACAAAAGATGGAATTCCTCCTATGTGCGCAAGTGTTTGTCCATCCAACACCTTGCAGTGGTTGACAGAGGAAGAGATTGAGAGAAAAGAGAAACAGTTTGCTCTTGATAATGAGAAATGGGTGACAAGTTTGCCGTTCCTGGAAGGCAGAACGGAAGTAAAAGTCAACTTGCCTGGCATTTTACAAGGTACGGAGAAATTGTTTTAA